From Kineosporia succinea, the proteins below share one genomic window:
- a CDS encoding S-adenosylmethionine:tRNA ribosyltransferase-isomerase: MSAVTFTPRPNAEATEPAEARGLPRDGVRLLIATPDKLQDSTFHDLTDHLRPGDLLVVNTSATRAGAVDGEHSRFGPVVVHLATELADGAWVVEIRSAPGAADQVRTCEPGDEVRLDGGPVIRLEGPHGPATPEGWVRLWRTQPVRLVLNSLPARPIRYGYLDRPWPLENYQTVFADPGDLGASAEMPSAGRPFTPDLVTRLVSRGVRFAPITLHAGVSSLESGESPPAEPYRVPDSTAELVNWTRRTGGRVVAVGTTVTRALESATGPDGRVRKAQGWTDLVITPDRGVRAVQGLVTGWHDPEASHLLMLEAVAGAGLVQRAYRHAVDAGYLWHEFGDSCLLLP; encoded by the coding sequence ATGAGCGCCGTGACCTTCACTCCCCGCCCGAACGCCGAGGCCACCGAACCGGCCGAGGCCCGGGGCCTGCCCCGCGACGGCGTGCGGCTCCTGATCGCCACGCCGGACAAGCTGCAGGACAGCACCTTCCACGATCTCACCGACCACCTGCGGCCGGGGGACCTGCTCGTCGTCAACACCTCGGCCACCCGCGCCGGCGCGGTCGACGGTGAGCACAGCCGGTTCGGCCCGGTGGTGGTGCACCTGGCCACCGAACTGGCCGACGGCGCCTGGGTGGTGGAGATCCGCAGCGCCCCGGGCGCTGCGGATCAGGTGCGCACGTGCGAGCCCGGTGACGAGGTGCGGCTCGACGGCGGGCCGGTGATCCGGCTGGAGGGCCCGCACGGTCCCGCGACCCCCGAGGGCTGGGTCCGGCTCTGGCGTACGCAACCGGTCCGACTCGTCCTCAATTCTCTGCCGGCCCGCCCGATTCGCTACGGCTACCTCGACCGGCCCTGGCCGCTCGAGAACTACCAGACGGTGTTCGCCGACCCCGGCGACCTCGGCGCCAGTGCCGAGATGCCCAGTGCCGGGCGTCCGTTCACCCCCGATCTGGTGACCCGTCTGGTGTCACGGGGCGTCCGGTTCGCCCCGATCACCCTGCACGCCGGGGTCTCGTCGCTGGAGAGCGGCGAGAGCCCGCCCGCCGAGCCCTACCGGGTGCCGGATTCGACCGCGGAACTGGTGAACTGGACCCGCCGGACGGGTGGACGCGTGGTCGCTGTGGGTACGACCGTCACCCGTGCGCTGGAGTCGGCGACCGGGCCGGACGGCCGAGTCCGAAAGGCGCAAGGCTGGACAGATCTCGTCATCACCCCGGATCGCGGGGTGCGGGCGGTGCAGGGTCTCGTCACCGGGTGGCACGACCCGGAGGCCTCGCACCTGCTGATGCTCGAGGCGGTCGCGGGAGCGGGTCTCGTGCAGCGGGCCTACCGGCACGCGGTGGACGCCGGATACCTGTGGCACGAGTTCGGGGACAGCTGCCTGCTCCTTCCGTAA
- a CDS encoding SDR family NAD(P)-dependent oxidoreductase yields the protein MPVALVTGASSGLGRALAAALADAGWDVVVDARGASRLTKALAPYPNVHRHPGDVTDSRHRRELIAACTELGGLDLLVNNAGGLGPSPLPALGEFPLSSLEDLFTVNVVAPLGLIQLALPILAERDGTIVNITSDAASAVYPGWGGYGATKAALEQIGAVLGAECTGSVRVYSFDPGDLRTPMHQAAFPDEDISDRPLPESVVPAFVKLLEERPSNGRYSADDLKTTEVSA from the coding sequence ATGCCTGTCGCACTCGTCACCGGCGCCTCCAGCGGCCTGGGGAGGGCTCTGGCCGCCGCCCTCGCCGACGCCGGCTGGGACGTCGTCGTGGATGCCCGGGGCGCTTCCCGGCTCACCAAGGCCCTCGCCCCGTACCCGAACGTGCACCGCCACCCGGGTGACGTGACCGACTCCCGTCACCGCCGCGAGCTGATCGCCGCCTGCACCGAACTCGGCGGCCTCGACCTGCTCGTCAACAACGCGGGCGGGCTGGGTCCGAGTCCGCTGCCGGCCCTGGGCGAGTTCCCGCTCAGCTCACTGGAAGACCTGTTCACCGTCAACGTGGTGGCGCCGCTCGGCCTGATCCAGCTGGCCCTGCCGATCCTGGCCGAACGGGACGGCACGATCGTCAACATCACCTCCGACGCGGCGAGCGCCGTCTACCCGGGCTGGGGTGGATACGGCGCCACCAAGGCCGCACTGGAGCAGATCGGCGCGGTGCTGGGCGCCGAGTGCACGGGCAGCGTGCGGGTGTACTCGTTCGATCCCGGCGACCTGCGAACCCCCATGCACCAGGCGGCCTTTCCGGACGAGGACATCTCCGACCGGCCGCTGCCCGAGTCCGTGGTTCCCGCGTTCGTGAAGCTGCTGGAGGAGCGTCCGTCCAACGGTCGCTACAGCGCAGACGACCTGAAGACGACGGAGGTGTCCGCATGA
- the soxR gene encoding redox-sensitive transcriptional activator SoxR: MTSDAKPRADQLLTIGELTRRSGLAASALRFYEREGLITATRTSGGQRRYERAVLRRLAFIRAARSVGLSLDEVREALERLPASRTPTKADWTAISRSWSRRLDEQIEALTALRDKLDSCIGCGCLSLARCRISNAEDLAAQAGPGAAYLPPALRRPTP; this comes from the coding sequence ATGACTTCGGACGCGAAGCCGCGCGCCGATCAGCTGCTCACCATCGGCGAGCTGACACGCCGCAGCGGCCTGGCTGCCTCGGCGCTGCGGTTCTACGAGCGCGAGGGCCTGATCACGGCCACCCGCACCTCCGGCGGGCAGCGGCGCTACGAGAGGGCGGTGCTGCGGCGGCTGGCCTTCATCCGGGCGGCGCGCAGTGTCGGGCTCTCGCTCGACGAGGTGCGCGAGGCCCTCGAACGCCTCCCCGCCTCCCGCACCCCCACCAAGGCCGACTGGACCGCCATCTCGCGCTCCTGGTCCAGGCGTCTCGACGAGCAGATCGAAGCCCTCACCGCCCTGCGCGACAAGCTCGACTCGTGCATCGGCTGCGGCTGCCTGTCCCTGGCCCGGTGCCGCATCAGCAACGCCGAGGACCTCGCCGCCCAGGCCGGCCCCGGCGCCGCCTACCTCCCGCCGGCCCTGCGCCGCCCCACCCCCTGA
- a CDS encoding ATP-binding protein, whose product MTRSFRLLIIEDQPVDAELMVAELVRAGFGPDWTRVDGLDTMMAALDPPPGVILCDYSLPGLDAPTVLAKLHELQLEVPVIVVSGQMDEETCVKSLRLGAVDYLLKDRLTRLGPAVEHALATRRLTAEKREAERRERETAAILSGLVNHSPAAISVKAVDGRYLLVNRQFELLCGLAPGTLIGRIDAEIFPAEKAREMTELDARCLHTSIVVEREEEFDGRSLLCVRYPISDDEGEIFGIGAIYTEITRQKRVESDLRAARADIMSRAEKLAAGNNQLREMDRMKTDFVAAVSHELRNPLTSVRGYVEMLRDGGTAMDPELSHKFLDIIDRNSANVLSLVEDLLVLSRTDSGRAGSGQFQDISFPDLVSSAVATVEPAARQAGMTIRVRVGERLPGVLGDPSQLERVLVNLLSNAVKFSPLPTNPGARPLGGRPDVIHLQVIAIPAGVRLEVRDPGIGIPQAEQVKLFTRFFRASSATARGIPGTGLGLAVVKGVVDAHRGTIRVDSAPGRGTTMTVDLPAQK is encoded by the coding sequence GTGACCAGGAGCTTTCGGCTGCTCATCATCGAGGACCAGCCGGTCGACGCGGAGCTCATGGTGGCCGAGCTGGTGCGGGCCGGGTTCGGGCCGGACTGGACCCGGGTCGATGGCCTCGACACCATGATGGCCGCCCTCGACCCACCGCCCGGCGTCATTCTGTGCGACTACTCGCTCCCCGGCCTCGACGCCCCGACCGTGCTCGCCAAGCTGCATGAGCTGCAGCTCGAGGTGCCGGTGATCGTGGTCAGCGGCCAGATGGACGAGGAGACCTGCGTGAAGTCGCTGCGCCTGGGCGCGGTCGACTACCTGCTGAAAGACCGGCTGACCCGACTCGGCCCGGCCGTCGAGCACGCCCTGGCCACCCGCCGTCTCACCGCCGAGAAGCGCGAGGCCGAGCGCCGCGAGCGGGAGACCGCCGCGATCCTGTCCGGCCTGGTGAACCACTCGCCGGCGGCGATCAGCGTGAAGGCCGTGGACGGGCGCTACCTGCTGGTGAACCGGCAGTTCGAGCTGCTCTGCGGTCTGGCCCCGGGCACGCTCATCGGCCGCATCGACGCGGAGATCTTCCCGGCCGAGAAGGCTCGGGAGATGACCGAACTCGACGCCCGCTGCCTGCACACCTCGATCGTCGTGGAGCGCGAGGAGGAGTTCGACGGGCGCAGCCTGCTCTGCGTGCGCTACCCGATCAGCGACGACGAGGGCGAGATCTTCGGCATCGGCGCGATCTACACCGAGATCACCCGGCAGAAGCGGGTGGAGTCAGACCTGCGCGCGGCCCGGGCCGACATCATGTCGCGGGCCGAGAAGCTCGCCGCCGGCAACAACCAGTTGCGCGAGATGGACCGGATGAAGACGGATTTCGTCGCGGCGGTGAGCCATGAGCTGCGCAACCCGCTGACGTCGGTGCGTGGCTACGTGGAGATGCTGCGCGACGGTGGGACGGCCATGGATCCCGAACTCAGCCACAAGTTCCTCGACATCATCGATCGCAACTCCGCCAACGTCCTCAGTCTGGTCGAAGATCTTCTGGTGCTCAGCCGAACCGACTCCGGGCGCGCGGGATCCGGCCAGTTCCAGGACATCTCGTTCCCCGACCTGGTCTCCTCGGCGGTGGCGACGGTCGAGCCCGCCGCCCGCCAGGCCGGGATGACGATCCGGGTGCGGGTGGGGGAGCGCCTGCCCGGTGTGCTCGGTGACCCCTCGCAGCTGGAGCGGGTGCTGGTGAACCTGCTGAGCAACGCCGTGAAGTTCTCCCCCCTGCCCACGAACCCGGGGGCCCGTCCGCTGGGCGGGCGACCGGACGTCATCCATCTGCAGGTGATCGCCATCCCGGCCGGCGTGCGGCTGGAGGTGCGCGACCCGGGCATCGGCATCCCGCAGGCCGAGCAGGTGAAGCTGTTCACCCGCTTCTTCCGGGCGAGTTCGGCCACCGCGCGCGGTATTCCGGGCACTGGGCTGGGGCTGGCGGTGGTGAAGGGCGTGGTGGACGCGCACCGCGGCACCATCCGCGTCGACTCGGCCCCGGGCCGCGGGACCACGATGACGGTGGACCTGCCCGCCCAGAAATGA
- a CDS encoding Na+/H+ antiporter yields MNGVQLLLVVIAAIAVTGLAHRRGLQPPLVVLVVGLAASYIPGMPRLELDAHIILGIVLPPLLYSTALDFSVPSFVQNIQPILRLGVVLVLVTAFAVGGVAFWAVPEMTFGAALVLGAVVGPPDAVTAVAIGRSLGVPSRVMTILTGESLINDAAALTLFSVGVAAVTGSHTVVDNPVLFFVYTSVVGTLVGLVLAVVVLWIRKRLHDPGLETVLGLVVPFSAYLLAEELHGSGVLAVVMAGFWVGHNSTKAGYATRLQERQLWRSIDALLEAFVFAYMGLQMSFIIDDVFGTHHEPVGTVLLASLLVLLTVMVIRPVFIFAFASVKSMVRQRLNTQPAPENAKIAAGLRTATDKVGPRGATWQTNALLSWTGMRGVVTLAAAAGVPALTESGQEFPGRSVLQFTAFVVAVGTLLIQGLTLPILVKRLDVSGEVEHTKEMQERTYAREVARAASRKAVQDTLADPPDGCDPALLAGIAERFRHAQETREDLLPEDEDDPAQRELARKDLTRAVKVLRQRMLTAQREALIAERDAGNLEDEVLRDLLEQLDYEEAATAGTYAARM; encoded by the coding sequence ATGAACGGCGTTCAGTTGCTGCTGGTGGTGATCGCGGCGATCGCGGTCACCGGACTGGCCCATCGACGAGGGCTCCAGCCCCCGCTCGTGGTGCTGGTCGTCGGCCTGGCCGCCTCGTACATCCCCGGCATGCCGCGGCTCGAGCTGGATGCGCACATCATCCTCGGCATCGTGCTGCCGCCTCTGCTGTACTCCACGGCGCTGGACTTCTCGGTGCCCAGCTTCGTGCAGAACATCCAGCCCATCCTGCGCCTCGGTGTGGTGCTGGTGCTCGTCACCGCGTTCGCCGTGGGCGGTGTCGCCTTCTGGGCCGTGCCCGAGATGACGTTCGGTGCGGCCCTGGTGCTGGGGGCGGTGGTCGGCCCGCCCGACGCCGTCACCGCCGTGGCCATCGGAAGATCCCTGGGTGTGCCCAGCCGGGTCATGACGATCCTCACCGGCGAGAGCCTGATCAACGACGCCGCCGCCCTGACCCTGTTCAGCGTGGGTGTGGCGGCGGTGACCGGCAGTCACACGGTGGTCGACAACCCGGTGCTGTTCTTCGTCTACACCTCGGTCGTCGGCACCCTGGTCGGCCTGGTGCTGGCCGTGGTCGTGCTGTGGATCCGCAAGCGCCTGCACGATCCGGGCCTGGAGACGGTTCTCGGCCTGGTCGTGCCGTTCTCGGCCTACCTGCTGGCCGAGGAGCTGCACGGTTCCGGTGTGCTCGCGGTGGTCATGGCCGGTTTCTGGGTCGGGCACAACTCGACCAAGGCCGGATACGCCACGCGCCTGCAGGAACGTCAGCTCTGGCGTTCGATCGACGCCCTGCTCGAGGCCTTCGTGTTCGCCTACATGGGCCTGCAGATGAGCTTCATCATCGACGACGTGTTCGGCACCCACCACGAGCCGGTCGGCACCGTGCTGCTGGCGTCGCTGCTGGTGCTGCTCACGGTGATGGTGATCCGTCCCGTGTTCATCTTCGCCTTCGCCAGCGTGAAGAGCATGGTGCGGCAGCGCCTGAACACCCAGCCCGCACCGGAGAACGCGAAGATCGCGGCCGGGCTCAGGACCGCCACCGACAAGGTCGGCCCGCGCGGGGCGACGTGGCAGACCAACGCCCTGCTCTCCTGGACCGGTATGCGGGGCGTGGTCACCCTGGCCGCGGCCGCCGGTGTGCCGGCCCTGACCGAGAGCGGCCAGGAGTTCCCGGGCCGTTCGGTGCTGCAGTTCACCGCGTTCGTGGTGGCCGTGGGCACGCTGCTCATCCAGGGCCTGACCCTGCCGATCCTGGTGAAGCGGCTCGACGTGTCGGGCGAGGTGGAGCACACCAAGGAGATGCAGGAGCGCACGTACGCGCGTGAGGTGGCCCGGGCCGCGTCCCGCAAGGCGGTTCAGGACACCCTCGCCGACCCGCCGGACGGCTGTGACCCGGCGCTGCTGGCCGGGATCGCCGAGCGTTTCCGGCACGCCCAGGAGACGCGTGAAGACCTGCTGCCCGAGGACGAAGACGATCCGGCGCAGCGCGAACTGGCCCGCAAGGACCTGACCCGGGCCGTGAAGGTGCTGCGTCAGCGCATGCTCACGGCGCAGCGCGAGGCGCTGATCGCCGAACGAGACGCGGGCAACCTGGAGGACGAGGTGCTGCGCGACCTGCTCGAGCAGCTCGACTACGAAGAGGCAGCCACGGCCGGGACCTACGCGGCCCGGATGTAG
- a CDS encoding MarR family winged helix-turn-helix transcriptional regulator, whose amino-acid sequence MPVTSDASAASTAVPASEKADDDLIELAASLDGLLSFVRRNTPPSGWSMTARTTVARLAGGGPARVSDLAKLEGVTQPAMTGLVNRLEGEGLVRREPDPSDARAWLVELTESGHAFVLARRAQRTRMLAERMELLDPADQAALLAAGPAIARLVQSNPL is encoded by the coding sequence GTGCCTGTCACCTCCGACGCGTCTGCCGCCTCCACTGCCGTCCCGGCTTCCGAGAAGGCCGACGACGACCTGATCGAACTCGCGGCCTCGCTCGACGGACTGCTCTCGTTCGTCCGCCGCAACACGCCCCCGAGCGGCTGGAGCATGACGGCGCGCACCACCGTCGCCCGGCTGGCGGGCGGCGGCCCGGCCCGGGTCTCCGACCTGGCCAAGCTCGAGGGCGTCACCCAGCCCGCGATGACGGGGCTGGTGAACCGGCTCGAGGGCGAGGGGCTGGTGCGGCGGGAACCGGACCCGAGCGACGCCCGGGCCTGGCTGGTCGAGCTCACCGAGAGCGGGCACGCGTTCGTCCTCGCGCGCCGGGCCCAGCGCACCCGCATGCTCGCGGAGCGGATGGAGCTGCTCGACCCGGCCGACCAGGCCGCCCTGCTGGCGGCGGGTCCGGCCATCGCCCGGCTGGTGCAGTCAAACCCCTTGTGA
- a CDS encoding MFS transporter, which translates to MSSSHGPAPSPFKQPRAVWAVAFACVVSFMGIGLVDPILPVLAEQLDATRSQVSLLFTSYLVVTAVAMLITGWVSSRLGAKRTLIIGLALIVVFSLLAGFSGTINQIVGFRAGWGLGNALFIATSLAVIVASSSGGFAGAIVMYESALGLGIAAGPLVGGLLGDISWRGPFFGVAVLMTIALVATAFLLPPTPKPEHPSSISAPLTALRHRGLLTMGLTGLLYNWGFFTLLAYSPYLMNLSAIQLGFVFFAWGLLLAAFAVFGAPWLQARFGTARTLYGNFVLLAVDLAVIGFGHNSPATVIVAVIVAGAFLGINNTLVTQAVMMVSPVERPVASASYGFVRFIGGGLAPYFAGKLAESFNDAIPFYVGAGAVVLALIVFSTGRSMIDAADRKMLGDGETLEGAEGLESLGGADTVDGAADLHPGAARA; encoded by the coding sequence ATGTCTTCGTCCCACGGCCCGGCGCCGTCACCGTTCAAGCAGCCTCGCGCGGTCTGGGCGGTCGCGTTCGCCTGCGTCGTCTCGTTCATGGGCATCGGCCTGGTCGACCCGATCCTGCCGGTGCTCGCCGAACAGCTCGACGCCACCCGCAGCCAGGTCTCGCTGCTGTTCACCAGCTACCTCGTCGTGACGGCCGTGGCCATGCTGATCACCGGCTGGGTCTCCAGCCGGCTCGGGGCCAAGCGCACCTTGATCATCGGCCTCGCCCTGATCGTCGTGTTCTCGCTGCTGGCCGGGTTCTCCGGCACCATCAACCAGATCGTCGGCTTCCGGGCCGGCTGGGGCCTGGGCAACGCACTCTTCATCGCCACCTCCCTCGCGGTGATCGTGGCCAGCTCCAGCGGCGGCTTCGCCGGCGCCATCGTGATGTACGAGTCGGCGCTCGGTCTCGGCATCGCGGCCGGCCCGCTGGTGGGCGGTCTGCTCGGTGACATCAGCTGGCGCGGGCCGTTCTTCGGGGTGGCCGTGCTGATGACGATCGCCCTGGTCGCCACCGCGTTCCTGCTGCCCCCCACCCCGAAACCGGAGCACCCGAGCTCGATCTCGGCCCCGCTCACGGCCCTGCGGCACCGCGGCCTGCTCACCATGGGCCTGACCGGTCTGCTCTACAACTGGGGCTTCTTCACGCTGCTGGCCTACTCGCCGTACCTGATGAACCTCAGCGCGATCCAGCTCGGCTTCGTCTTCTTCGCCTGGGGTCTGCTGCTGGCGGCCTTCGCGGTCTTCGGCGCTCCCTGGCTGCAGGCCCGGTTCGGCACGGCCCGCACCCTGTACGGAAACTTCGTGCTGCTGGCCGTCGACCTGGCCGTCATCGGGTTCGGGCACAACTCACCGGCCACGGTCATCGTGGCGGTGATCGTCGCCGGCGCTTTCCTCGGCATCAACAACACGCTGGTCACCCAGGCCGTGATGATGGTGTCGCCGGTGGAGCGCCCGGTGGCCTCGGCCTCGTACGGTTTCGTGCGGTTCATCGGCGGTGGCCTGGCCCCGTACTTCGCGGGCAAGCTGGCCGAGAGCTTCAACGACGCCATCCCGTTCTACGTCGGCGCCGGCGCGGTGGTGCTGGCCCTGATCGTGTTCTCCACCGGCCGGTCGATGATCGACGCGGCCGACCGCAAGATGCTCGGTGACGGCGAGACCCTCGAAGGCGCCGAGGGTCTGGAGTCGCTGGGGGGCGCGGACACGGTCGACGGCGCGGCGGACCTGCACCCGGGCGCGGCCCGGGCCTGA
- a CDS encoding MFS transporter gives MSPGPDTSDVRARLAVSSAFVAQGLLFTVLLTHLPQFKDRFGLSDGSVTLIIVMVTLIAGVGSLASEALAARSSSRVALRASLALAAAAAAVIGLSTQFGLFVGAFAVYGVALGGVDAASNMQGVAVQHRYGRSVINSFHAAWSAAAIVGALYVALSEHVSLDLGLSVAFAAGVVALIAGGPGAWLLPVTTSALPGVSGEPERDPGFLTRGPLLALGLAMAAYWAVDSGASSWGAIYLTDTLTSTDSVAPLAYGAYQALALVSRLAGDQAVQRVGAVTVVRLGALLGLAGTLVIVAAPEPAFAIAGFALTGLGLAVVPPLCFAAAGARARDRPHADQLVARLNVFNYLGALLGAALIGAIGSGFGMRAGFLLAVLLAGAVLALAAAFAPRPASSSV, from the coding sequence ATGAGCCCGGGCCCGGACACCTCCGACGTTCGGGCCCGCCTCGCGGTGTCGTCCGCGTTCGTGGCCCAGGGCCTGCTGTTCACCGTGCTGCTGACCCATCTGCCGCAGTTCAAGGACCGTTTCGGGCTCTCCGACGGCTCGGTCACGCTGATCATCGTGATGGTCACGCTCATCGCCGGGGTGGGCAGCCTGGCCAGTGAGGCTCTGGCGGCGCGCAGCTCCAGCCGGGTCGCGCTGCGGGCCTCACTGGCTCTCGCCGCGGCCGCCGCCGCCGTGATCGGGCTCAGTACACAGTTCGGGCTCTTCGTGGGGGCTTTCGCGGTCTACGGGGTGGCGCTGGGCGGGGTCGACGCGGCGTCGAACATGCAGGGTGTGGCGGTGCAGCACCGGTACGGGCGCAGCGTCATCAACTCGTTCCACGCGGCCTGGAGCGCGGCGGCGATCGTGGGAGCGCTGTACGTGGCGCTGAGCGAACACGTCTCGCTCGACCTGGGGCTGTCGGTGGCGTTCGCCGCCGGGGTGGTGGCGCTGATCGCGGGTGGGCCGGGGGCCTGGCTGTTGCCGGTGACGACCTCGGCTCTGCCCGGCGTCTCCGGCGAACCGGAGCGCGATCCCGGATTCCTCACCCGCGGGCCCCTTCTCGCGCTCGGACTGGCCATGGCGGCGTACTGGGCCGTCGACTCCGGGGCCTCCAGCTGGGGCGCCATCTACCTGACCGACACGCTGACCTCGACCGACAGCGTGGCCCCCCTGGCCTACGGCGCCTACCAGGCCCTGGCCCTGGTTTCCCGGCTGGCCGGAGACCAGGCCGTGCAACGTGTGGGGGCGGTGACCGTGGTGCGGCTAGGCGCCCTGCTCGGCCTGGCCGGCACCCTGGTCATCGTGGCCGCTCCCGAACCGGCTTTCGCCATCGCCGGTTTCGCCCTGACCGGGCTGGGTCTGGCCGTGGTGCCCCCGCTCTGCTTCGCCGCCGCCGGGGCCCGGGCCCGCGACCGCCCGCACGCCGATCAGCTGGTGGCCCGGCTCAACGTCTTCAACTACCTGGGCGCACTGCTGGGTGCCGCGCTGATCGGGGCGATCGGCAGCGGATTCGGGATGCGGGCCGGATTCCTGCTGGCCGTACTGCTGGCCGGGGCGGTGCTGGCACTGGCGGCCGCGTTCGCACCCCGGCCCGCTTCGTCGTCCGTCTGA
- a CDS encoding TetR/AcrR family transcriptional regulator: MRAYRPIADRRRQLIDTGLAIGEREGVAAVTARRVASEAGVSLGLVSYCFATKDDLTVAMAARIAEDTAEAADRPFEPSPPDQVDSLEPALLAALKRLWDLHEAAPGRQLLTYEITTRALREPRLNDVAQQQYDSTVGSCGRVLQHVADLVGVTWDRDVYEVASVAVMAIDGATLRWLVDKDSDAALRRLGDVARLLSTMAH, translated from the coding sequence ATGCGGGCATACCGACCGATCGCAGACCGGCGTCGGCAACTCATCGACACCGGCCTCGCCATCGGTGAGCGCGAGGGTGTGGCGGCCGTGACCGCCCGCCGGGTCGCGTCCGAGGCCGGCGTCTCGCTGGGCCTCGTCTCGTACTGCTTCGCCACGAAAGACGACCTCACCGTCGCGATGGCCGCCCGGATCGCCGAGGACACGGCCGAGGCCGCCGACCGGCCGTTCGAGCCGTCCCCACCCGATCAGGTGGACTCACTGGAGCCGGCCCTTCTCGCGGCCCTGAAACGTCTGTGGGACCTGCACGAGGCGGCGCCCGGCCGGCAGCTGCTGACCTACGAGATCACCACCCGGGCGCTGCGCGAGCCCCGGCTCAACGACGTGGCCCAGCAGCAGTACGACAGCACCGTGGGCTCCTGCGGCCGGGTGCTGCAGCACGTGGCCGACCTGGTCGGCGTCACCTGGGACCGCGACGTGTACGAGGTGGCGAGCGTCGCGGTGATGGCGATCGACGGGGCCACGCTGCGCTGGCTGGTGGACAAGGACTCCGACGCGGCGCTGAGACGGCTCGGCGACGTGGCCCGGCTGCTGTCGACGATGGCGCACTGA
- a CDS encoding histone-like nucleoid-structuring protein Lsr2, with product MATRTLTELLDDMTGQHADETVTFGLDGVEYEIDVTKKNAAALRKAFAPWQDAARRVGGRKQGAPKRVATGVDNRAVRAWAASNGFELSERGRIPAHVIEQYQAAGN from the coding sequence ATGGCGACCAGGACTCTCACCGAGCTGCTCGACGACATGACCGGGCAGCACGCCGACGAAACGGTGACTTTCGGCCTCGACGGCGTCGAGTACGAGATCGACGTGACGAAGAAGAATGCCGCCGCCCTGCGGAAGGCCTTCGCTCCCTGGCAGGACGCCGCGCGCAGGGTCGGTGGCCGTAAGCAGGGGGCGCCGAAGCGGGTCGCGACCGGGGTCGACAACCGCGCCGTGCGGGCGTGGGCCGCCAGCAACGGATTCGAGCTGTCCGAGCGGGGCCGCATTCCCGCCCACGTGATCGAGCAGTACCAGGCCGCGGGTAACTGA
- a CDS encoding MFS transporter: protein MTNPINARRWALFALFFLPGVAIASWVTRTPAIRDALGATTQEMGFVLFGLSVGSMLAILSSGPLVLKFGARPLIAAGTTSIVVSLPVIALGAQLGEPLLVTAGLFLFGAGVGGGEVAMNVEGAEVEKLTGRPFLPMLHGCFSLGTFVGALIGILFTTLDFPVTWHLVIVTGLAAALFGWAIRVIPAGTGKSEGLSRTGDASVTSGLPAHRPPWKDTRLLLIGAIVLAMALAEGTANDWLPLLMVDGHGFDAGLGSAIYATFALSMTVGRFVGGRFIDRYGRGRVLMASAISATAGLALVSLADLQALAAAGVILWGLGASLGFPVALSAAGDSGPDSAARVTLVATVGYIAFLVGPPLLGFLGEHYGLRGALIVPLVFAAGAVFVARAADPVPEKLEPVNR, encoded by the coding sequence GTGACCAACCCGATCAATGCGCGCCGCTGGGCGCTCTTCGCCCTGTTCTTCCTGCCCGGCGTGGCGATCGCGTCGTGGGTGACGCGCACGCCGGCCATTCGCGACGCCCTCGGCGCCACCACCCAGGAGATGGGCTTCGTGCTCTTCGGCCTGTCGGTGGGCTCGATGCTCGCGATCCTCAGTTCCGGGCCGCTGGTGCTGAAATTCGGGGCCCGGCCCCTGATCGCGGCCGGGACCACCTCGATCGTCGTCAGCCTGCCCGTCATCGCCCTCGGCGCCCAGCTCGGTGAACCGCTGCTCGTGACGGCCGGTCTGTTCCTGTTCGGGGCGGGCGTCGGCGGTGGCGAGGTGGCCATGAACGTCGAGGGGGCCGAGGTGGAGAAGCTCACCGGGCGCCCGTTCCTGCCGATGCTGCACGGGTGCTTCAGCCTGGGCACCTTCGTCGGGGCGCTCATCGGCATCCTCTTCACCACCCTCGACTTCCCCGTCACCTGGCACCTGGTCATCGTGACCGGTCTCGCGGCAGCCCTTTTCGGCTGGGCCATCCGGGTGATTCCGGCGGGCACCGGCAAGTCCGAGGGGTTGAGCCGAACGGGGGACGCGTCGGTCACCTCCGGCCTCCCGGCGCACCGGCCGCCGTGGAAGGACACGCGCCTGCTGCTCATCGGCGCCATCGTGCTCGCCATGGCCCTGGCCGAGGGCACCGCCAACGACTGGCTGCCCCTGCTCATGGTGGACGGGCACGGCTTCGACGCCGGCCTGGGGTCGGCGATCTACGCGACCTTCGCCCTCTCGATGACGGTCGGGCGGTTCGTGGGCGGGCGCTTCATCGACCGCTACGGACGCGGCCGGGTCCTGATGGCCAGCGCGATCTCGGCCACCGCCGGACTCGCCCTGGTCTCCCTCGCCGACCTGCAGGCACTCGCCGCGGCGGGCGTGATCCTGTGGGGACTCGGCGCGTCGCTGGGCTTTCCGGTGGCCCTGTCCGCGGCCGGTGACAGCGGTCCGGACTCGGCCGCCCGCGTCACGCTGGTAGCGACCGTCGGATACATCGCGTTCCTGGTCGGGCCGCCGCTGCTGGGATTCCTGGGTGAGCACTACGGGCTGCGCGGCGCACTGATCGTTCCGCTGGTGTTCGCGGCCGGGGCGGTCTTCGTGGCCCGGGCGGCCGACCCGGTTCCGGAAAAGCTGGAGCCGGTGAATCGCTGA